A window from Parafrankia irregularis encodes these proteins:
- a CDS encoding SDR family oxidoreductase, with amino-acid sequence MSGPDPAGSADRAAAQETPQPGWPRVAVVTGGASGIGQATAGLLAAQGVRVAVLDRAGDYGRPEEVAHMIVALTAPEASFVNGAVITVDGGMSAQGR; translated from the coding sequence GTGAGCGGGCCGGACCCGGCCGGGTCCGCGGACCGGGCCGCCGCGCAGGAGACGCCACAGCCCGGCTGGCCGCGGGTCGCGGTGGTGACCGGCGGGGCGAGTGGGATCGGCCAGGCCACCGCCGGCCTGCTCGCGGCGCAGGGGGTGCGGGTGGCCGTTCTCGACCGCGCGGGCGACTACGGCCGCCCCGAGGAGGTCGCGCACATGATCGTGGCGTTGACCGCGCCGGAGGCGTCGTTCGTGAACGGCGCGGTGATCACCGTGGACGGAGGCATGTCCGCGCAGGGCCGTTGA
- a CDS encoding NADPH:quinone oxidoreductase family protein — protein sequence MTSTVTPAGETVRAVVCTDLVGEDALELRDRPRAPLGPKAVRIRVRAASVNYPDVLMIRGEYQARTEPPFVPGTEVAGDVIEVGAEIAAVAGGIAVGDRVLSVVGSGAFATEADAVPPWQQTHRIPAEMPYDEAAAFTITYGTAYHGLIRRGGLRAGESVLITGASGGCGSAAVQVARAAGARVLAVAGGAEKTALVRQLGADVVIDHRELDPRDPKALSVLVRGHTGGEGVDVVFDTVGGTDIREPLRSLAWYGRYLTIGFAGGIPTVSVNQTILKCVSIIGVAYGMSALRDPASNEQDMRALFDWYRQGLVRPSIGHRFPLEQAAEALRVVRQRRALGKVVIEMPAPAADQAANQDGGR from the coding sequence TTGACATCGACTGTGACCCCCGCCGGAGAGACGGTGCGCGCGGTCGTCTGCACCGACCTGGTGGGCGAGGACGCCCTGGAGCTGCGGGACCGCCCCCGCGCGCCGCTGGGGCCGAAGGCCGTCCGGATCAGGGTCCGGGCCGCGTCGGTCAACTATCCCGACGTGCTGATGATCCGCGGCGAGTACCAGGCCCGGACGGAGCCGCCGTTCGTGCCCGGGACGGAGGTCGCCGGCGACGTTATTGAGGTCGGAGCCGAGATCGCAGCAGTGGCCGGCGGGATCGCCGTCGGCGACCGGGTGCTGTCGGTCGTCGGCAGCGGGGCCTTCGCCACCGAGGCCGACGCCGTGCCGCCGTGGCAGCAGACGCACCGCATCCCGGCCGAGATGCCCTACGACGAGGCCGCGGCGTTCACCATCACCTACGGCACCGCCTACCACGGGCTGATCCGCCGCGGCGGCCTGCGGGCCGGCGAGTCGGTGCTGATCACCGGGGCGAGCGGCGGCTGCGGTTCGGCCGCCGTCCAGGTGGCCAGGGCGGCCGGCGCGCGGGTTCTGGCGGTCGCCGGCGGCGCCGAGAAGACCGCGCTGGTCCGCCAGCTCGGCGCCGACGTCGTCATCGACCACCGGGAGCTCGACCCGCGGGATCCGAAGGCCCTCTCGGTGCTGGTGCGCGGGCACACCGGTGGCGAGGGGGTCGACGTCGTGTTCGACACCGTGGGCGGCACCGACATCCGCGAGCCGCTGCGTTCCCTCGCCTGGTATGGGCGCTATCTGACGATCGGGTTCGCGGGAGGCATCCCGACCGTGAGCGTCAACCAGACCATCCTCAAGTGCGTCTCGATTATCGGTGTCGCCTACGGGATGTCCGCCCTGCGCGACCCGGCCTCGAACGAACAGGACATGCGGGCGCTGTTCGACTGGTACCGCCAGGGCCTGGTCCGGCCGTCGATCGGGCACCGGTTCCCGCTCGAGCAGGCGGCCGAGGCGCTGCGGGTCGTGCGGCAGCGCCGGGCGCTCGGCAAGGTCGTCATCGAGATGCCGGCGCCAGCCGCCGATCAGGCCGCCAATCAGGACGGAGGCCGGTGA
- a CDS encoding SDR family NAD(P)-dependent oxidoreductase — protein sequence MVSPGPSFRLDGKVALVTGASRGLGRAIALGFAAAGADVVVSSRTAAACEPVAAEIRAQGRRALAVGAHVGDWHDCERLVARTVGELGRLDVLVNNAGIAPVPPSLAGVTEALFDKTVAVNLKGPLRLTGLAAEHLPPGGSVINISSKAATHPAPHTVVYAAAKAGLNALTVAAASELGSRGVRVNAIVCGSFHTDSFDRSIPTPELAEQVAGRIVLGRIAGPDEIIGTALFLASDASSYMTGALLALDGG from the coding sequence ATGGTCTCTCCGGGGCCCTCGTTCCGCCTCGACGGCAAGGTGGCACTGGTCACCGGCGCGAGCCGGGGGCTGGGCCGGGCCATCGCGCTCGGGTTCGCCGCGGCCGGCGCCGACGTGGTCGTGTCCAGCCGCACGGCGGCGGCCTGCGAACCGGTGGCCGCCGAGATCCGGGCGCAGGGCCGCCGGGCGCTCGCGGTCGGCGCGCACGTCGGCGACTGGCACGACTGCGAGCGGCTGGTCGCCCGGACCGTTGGCGAGCTGGGCCGGCTCGACGTGCTGGTGAACAACGCCGGGATCGCGCCGGTGCCACCGTCGCTGGCCGGTGTCACCGAGGCGCTGTTCGACAAGACGGTCGCGGTCAACCTCAAGGGCCCGCTGCGGCTGACCGGGCTCGCGGCCGAGCATCTGCCCCCGGGCGGATCGGTGATCAACATCAGCTCGAAGGCCGCGACCCACCCCGCCCCGCACACCGTCGTGTACGCGGCGGCGAAGGCCGGGCTGAACGCGCTGACCGTCGCCGCGGCCAGCGAGCTCGGCAGCCGAGGTGTCCGGGTGAACGCGATCGTCTGCGGGAGCTTCCACACGGACAGCTTCGACCGCTCGATCCCGACGCCGGAGCTCGCCGAACAGGTCGCCGGCCGGATCGTGCTCGGCCGGATCGCCGGCCCCGACGAGATCATCGGAACGGCGCTGTTCCTCGCGTCGGACGCGTCGTCCTACATGACCGGCGCGCTGCTCGCGCTGGACGGAGGCTGA
- a CDS encoding acyl-CoA dehydrogenase family protein — protein sequence MISFGVEPALAAELAWIREFVATEIEPLDLAFGDEEVVYDKSHPVHGRHLRPLQDRVRERGLWSCHLTPEFGGQGYGQVQLALMNEILGRSAFAPTVFGCQAPDSGNAEILAHYGTPGQRERYLTPLLDGRISSCYAMTEPQGGADPALFTTRAVRDGDHWVIDGEKWFSSSFEKAAFTIVMAVTNPDVSVYQGTSMFLVPAGTPGLEVIRRTGLGYDAAGTGNHPYVRYDGVTVPAENLLGAEGQAFVIAQTRLGGGRLHHAMRTVGAVARCLDMLCERALSRTTQGELLARKQLTQQKIADAWIELTQFRLQVLHAAWCVDTYGAKAARREIAAVKVATPKVYHDAVVRTMHAHGALGISNEMPLARMLLGSIALGIADGPTEVHQATLAREVLKEHRPSSGSWPSEHVPDRRDAARARYADLLEG from the coding sequence ATGATCAGTTTTGGGGTGGAGCCGGCGCTCGCCGCGGAGCTCGCCTGGATCCGGGAGTTCGTCGCCACCGAGATCGAGCCGCTGGACCTGGCGTTCGGTGACGAGGAGGTCGTGTACGACAAGTCCCACCCCGTGCACGGGCGTCACCTGCGCCCGCTACAGGACCGGGTGCGCGAGCGCGGGCTGTGGTCGTGTCACCTGACCCCGGAGTTCGGCGGCCAGGGCTACGGGCAGGTCCAGCTCGCGCTCATGAACGAGATCCTGGGGCGCTCGGCGTTCGCGCCGACGGTGTTCGGCTGCCAGGCACCGGACTCCGGCAACGCCGAGATCCTCGCGCACTACGGAACCCCCGGGCAGCGGGAGCGCTATCTCACCCCGTTGCTCGACGGGCGGATCTCGTCCTGTTACGCGATGACCGAGCCGCAGGGCGGCGCGGACCCGGCGCTGTTCACCACCCGGGCGGTCCGCGACGGCGACCACTGGGTGATCGACGGGGAGAAGTGGTTCTCCTCGAGCTTCGAGAAGGCCGCGTTCACGATCGTCATGGCGGTCACCAACCCGGACGTGTCCGTCTACCAGGGCACGTCGATGTTCCTCGTGCCGGCGGGAACACCCGGGCTGGAGGTGATCCGGCGTACCGGGCTGGGCTACGACGCCGCTGGGACCGGCAACCATCCCTACGTGCGTTATGACGGGGTCACCGTCCCGGCGGAGAACCTGCTCGGCGCCGAGGGGCAGGCGTTCGTCATCGCCCAGACCCGGCTCGGCGGCGGCCGGCTGCATCACGCCATGCGCACGGTCGGCGCGGTCGCCCGTTGCCTGGACATGCTGTGCGAGCGGGCGCTGAGCCGGACCACGCAGGGTGAGCTGCTGGCGCGTAAGCAGCTGACTCAGCAGAAGATCGCGGACGCCTGGATCGAGCTGACCCAGTTCCGCCTTCAGGTGCTGCACGCGGCCTGGTGCGTGGACACCTACGGGGCGAAGGCCGCCCGCCGGGAGATCGCCGCGGTCAAGGTCGCGACGCCGAAGGTCTACCACGACGCGGTGGTGCGCACCATGCACGCGCACGGCGCCCTCGGGATCTCCAACGAGATGCCGCTGGCGCGGATGCTGCTCGGCTCGATCGCACTCGGGATCGCCGACGGGCCCACCGAGGTCCACCAGGCCACCCTGGCGCGTGAGGTCCTCAAGGAGCATCGCCCCAGCTCGGGCAGCTGGCCCAGCGAGCATGTCCCGGACCGCCGTGACGCCGCCCGTGCCCGCTACGCAGATCTTCTGGAGGGCTGA
- a CDS encoding phosphotransferase family protein gives MSGLLDVDRLARWLDAQGLEARLPVSAAPLAGGRSNAMFTVDRGNQRWVLRRPAAVAMPNADAGMVREYRILAALEGTGVPHPAVVALCEDPAVLGRTFYLMERVDGVALTPPPQPLATDRGRVEISRSMAESLARLHAVDWRGRQLADLGRPEGFHERQTERWTRQLRSYEGRELPGVDGVTAWLRGHLPESFTPTLIHGDYHMLNVLIAPEPPGRVVAILDWETATIGDPLLDLAGFCEIWSTSLGDGWGTPDQLIEWYTAARGPGAVSPLGLADLTYYQVLYNFRLTVLLEGIYQRSLRDPTRPAMEDVGARARWNLDRARQLVHLHG, from the coding sequence GTGAGCGGACTGCTCGATGTCGACCGCCTGGCACGCTGGCTCGACGCACAGGGACTCGAAGCACGACTGCCGGTCTCGGCGGCGCCGTTGGCCGGCGGCAGGTCCAACGCCATGTTCACCGTGGACCGCGGGAACCAGCGGTGGGTGCTGCGCCGGCCGGCGGCCGTCGCCATGCCGAACGCCGACGCCGGGATGGTGCGCGAGTACCGCATCCTCGCCGCGCTGGAGGGCACCGGCGTGCCCCACCCGGCGGTCGTCGCGCTGTGCGAGGACCCGGCCGTGCTCGGCCGCACCTTCTACCTGATGGAACGGGTCGACGGCGTGGCGCTGACACCGCCGCCGCAACCGCTGGCGACCGACAGGGGCCGCGTCGAGATCAGCAGGTCCATGGCCGAGTCACTGGCCCGGCTGCACGCCGTCGACTGGCGCGGCCGTCAACTGGCGGACCTGGGGCGGCCCGAGGGGTTCCACGAGCGGCAGACCGAGCGCTGGACGCGCCAGCTGCGCTCCTACGAGGGCCGGGAGCTCCCGGGCGTCGACGGGGTGACCGCCTGGCTGCGCGGCCATCTGCCGGAGTCGTTCACGCCCACGCTCATCCACGGCGACTACCACATGCTCAACGTGCTGATCGCGCCGGAGCCTCCGGGGCGGGTCGTCGCGATCCTCGACTGGGAGACCGCGACGATCGGTGACCCGCTGCTTGACCTGGCCGGGTTCTGCGAGATCTGGAGCACCTCCCTGGGCGACGGGTGGGGAACCCCCGACCAGCTGATCGAGTGGTACACGGCTGCCCGGGGGCCCGGCGCGGTGAGCCCGCTCGGCCTGGCCGACCTGACCTATTACCAGGTCCTCTACAACTTCCGGCTCACCGTGCTGCTGGAGGGCATCTACCAGCGTTCGCTGCGGGATCCCACCCGCCCCGCCATGGAGGACGTCGGGGCGCGGGCCCGGTGGAACCTCGACCGCGCCCGCCAGCTCGTCCACCTGCACGGCTAG
- a CDS encoding GntR family transcriptional regulator, with the protein MAVPRHRVLTEELLAGIADGRYPVGSRLPTEEQLCAAHGLARETVRRALRRLEELGLVNRRPGAGTTVVATRPVADYQPFAQSADDILALAVETRIARPTSADIVLDADTARRVGAEAGTSWFVVRGARTRRGDDTPVCWSEQYLRGDLPHDLILRVSFQAADLAGKPVEQIISAALLTDEMGRALGAAPGSPALVITRRHYGSDGRLVSTGIHTHPADRYQISTRLS; encoded by the coding sequence GTGGCGGTGCCGCGACATCGGGTACTCACCGAGGAGCTGCTCGCCGGCATCGCCGACGGCCGCTACCCGGTCGGCAGCCGGTTGCCCACCGAGGAACAACTGTGCGCGGCGCACGGCCTGGCCAGGGAGACGGTGCGGCGGGCGCTACGGCGACTCGAGGAACTGGGGCTCGTCAACCGCCGGCCCGGCGCCGGGACCACGGTGGTCGCGACCAGGCCGGTCGCCGACTACCAGCCGTTCGCCCAGTCGGCGGACGACATCCTCGCCCTCGCGGTCGAGACCCGGATAGCCCGGCCCACCTCCGCGGACATCGTTCTCGACGCCGACACCGCCCGCCGGGTCGGCGCCGAGGCGGGAACGTCGTGGTTCGTCGTCCGCGGGGCGCGGACCCGGCGCGGCGACGACACCCCGGTCTGCTGGAGCGAGCAGTACCTGCGGGGCGACCTGCCGCACGACCTGATCCTGCGGGTCAGCTTCCAGGCCGCGGACCTCGCCGGCAAACCCGTCGAGCAGATCATCTCGGCCGCCCTGCTCACCGACGAGATGGGCCGCGCCCTCGGAGCCGCCCCCGGATCACCGGCTCTGGTCATCACCCGGCGTCACTACGGCTCCGACGGCCGTCTGGTGAGCACCGGCATCCACACCCACCCCGCCGACCGCTACCAGATCTCCACCCGGCTCAGCTGA
- a CDS encoding TetR family transcriptional regulator, with translation MAKEETLPQPVSTMTPAQLERRRRLTDTVIEMIDQMGPEQLQMRDVAERSGVALGTAYRYFSSKDHLLAAAWADWQRRLTDRVRVEVSRDASRNRSAPGGACTRVLAFLSRETRAFQRHPNFARLVAYVEVSSDPFASEELAGLRSDNFATLMALMEGVPADVVRPAMTAINATLGSGLTAWTYGRLTFADFSRQLEEVVRLILGPYDEA, from the coding sequence GTGGCGAAAGAGGAGACGCTGCCGCAGCCGGTCAGCACCATGACGCCGGCCCAGCTCGAGCGACGGCGCCGGCTGACCGACACGGTCATCGAGATGATCGACCAGATGGGTCCCGAGCAGCTGCAGATGCGCGACGTGGCGGAACGGTCCGGTGTGGCGCTCGGCACCGCGTACCGCTACTTCTCCTCCAAGGACCACCTGCTCGCGGCGGCCTGGGCGGACTGGCAGCGGCGGCTTACCGACCGGGTCCGCGTCGAGGTGAGCCGGGACGCCTCGCGCAACCGCTCCGCCCCGGGCGGTGCCTGCACCCGCGTGCTGGCTTTCCTCAGCCGGGAGACGCGGGCGTTCCAGCGGCACCCGAACTTCGCCCGCCTCGTCGCCTACGTCGAGGTGTCGAGCGACCCGTTCGCCAGTGAGGAGCTCGCCGGCCTGCGCTCGGACAATTTCGCGACCCTCATGGCCCTCATGGAGGGTGTTCCCGCTGATGTGGTCCGCCCGGCGATGACGGCCATCAACGCGACGCTCGGCTCCGGCCTGACCGCATGGACCTACGGCCGGCTCACCTTCGCCGACTTCTCCCGCCAGCTGGAGGAGGTCGTCCGCCTCATCCTGGGCCCCTACGACGAGGCCTGA
- a CDS encoding DUF427 domain-containing protein, with protein MTTPPPTTGASTPAPPESLPAAGSMKPATTVGRGRVHAEQANKRVRALLGGHVVVDTIRPVLVWEGPHYPVYYLPAEDVRATLEPNGKIARSPSRGDAVRHDVVIGGRTAPDAAGTYPDSPIPQLRGLVRLDWDAMDEWLEEDEPVYGHARNPYHRIDVLSSSRHVRVEIDGVTVAESTRPVVLFESGIRPRYYLPLTDVRTELLVASESSTHCPYKGTAGYFSVQVNDKLHEDVVWIYRTPLAESIRIAGLVCFYDEKVDVHVDGTHT; from the coding sequence ATGACGACACCTCCTCCCACCACCGGCGCCAGCACGCCGGCACCACCGGAGTCCCTGCCGGCAGCCGGGTCGATGAAGCCGGCGACCACCGTCGGCCGTGGGCGGGTCCACGCCGAGCAGGCGAACAAGCGGGTCCGTGCGCTGCTCGGCGGTCACGTCGTCGTCGACACGATCCGGCCCGTGCTGGTCTGGGAGGGCCCGCACTATCCCGTGTACTACCTGCCGGCCGAGGACGTCCGCGCGACCCTGGAGCCGAACGGGAAGATCGCGCGCTCGCCGAGCCGGGGTGACGCGGTCCGCCACGACGTGGTCATCGGCGGCCGGACGGCCCCGGACGCCGCGGGCACCTACCCCGATTCCCCCATCCCGCAGCTGCGTGGCCTCGTCCGGCTCGACTGGGACGCGATGGACGAATGGCTGGAGGAGGACGAGCCCGTCTACGGGCACGCGCGTAACCCCTATCACCGCATCGACGTCCTCTCCAGCTCCCGGCACGTGCGGGTGGAGATCGACGGTGTGACGGTCGCCGAGTCGACCCGCCCGGTCGTCCTGTTCGAGTCCGGTATCCGCCCGCGCTACTATCTGCCGCTGACCGACGTGCGGACAGAGCTGCTGGTGGCGTCGGAGTCATCCACGCACTGCCCGTACAAGGGCACCGCGGGCTACTTCTCCGTCCAGGTCAACGACAAGCTCCACGAGGACGTCGTCTGGATCTACCGCACCCCGCTGGCGGAGAGCATCCGCATCGCCGGCCTGGTCTGCTTCTACGACGAGAAGGTCGACGTCCACGTCGACGGAACGCACACCTGA
- a CDS encoding thioesterase family protein: protein MSDPGGGQPAMLADQASAGDPGSDGGPSSAYFRRLDDGRYQPGRFASGIWASGSVSGRILGGLIGHVLVQEQAEPGYQLARLTVDMFRSIPYAPLQVSTSLVRAGGRIRVADVHVSHDGVVVTRATAVFLRPSSNAPGEIWHAEREVWPAPRLGSPVPQQPEGSRADVRPMVRGDESGGAVVPTAGVQRGGSWLREVREVVEGTPLTPLARAILVADMTSPLTHRGTGGLQYINTDFTLTLVREPVGEFFGVLAQDQYAVDGVSFGLTTIHDAAGLLGTCTTTALANAGRADPAHLLDRRRST from the coding sequence ATGTCCGACCCGGGTGGGGGCCAGCCCGCGATGCTCGCGGACCAGGCCTCGGCCGGCGATCCGGGTTCCGACGGCGGCCCGTCGTCGGCCTACTTCCGTCGTCTCGACGACGGCCGCTACCAGCCCGGCCGCTTCGCCAGCGGCATCTGGGCGAGCGGATCCGTGAGCGGGCGCATCCTCGGCGGTCTGATCGGGCACGTCCTGGTGCAGGAGCAGGCGGAGCCCGGCTACCAGCTCGCCCGGCTCACGGTCGACATGTTCCGCTCGATCCCGTACGCGCCGCTGCAGGTGAGCACGTCGCTGGTCCGGGCCGGTGGGCGGATCAGGGTCGCCGACGTCCACGTCAGCCACGACGGTGTGGTTGTCACCCGGGCGACGGCGGTGTTCCTGCGCCCGTCCAGCAACGCGCCCGGCGAGATCTGGCACGCCGAGCGCGAGGTCTGGCCCGCCCCGCGGCTGGGCTCGCCCGTCCCGCAGCAGCCGGAGGGCTCGCGTGCCGACGTGCGGCCGATGGTGCGCGGTGACGAGTCCGGCGGTGCGGTGGTTCCGACGGCCGGCGTCCAGCGGGGTGGGTCGTGGCTGCGTGAGGTGCGTGAGGTGGTCGAGGGCACGCCGCTGACACCCCTGGCGCGGGCGATCCTGGTCGCCGACATGACCAGCCCGTTGACCCACCGCGGCACCGGCGGCCTCCAGTACATCAACACGGACTTCACCCTGACGCTGGTCCGCGAGCCGGTGGGCGAGTTCTTCGGCGTGCTCGCCCAGGACCAGTACGCCGTCGACGGCGTCTCGTTCGGCCTCACGACCATCCACGACGCCGCCGGCCTGCTCGGCACCTGCACGACGACGGCGCTCGCCAACGCGGGCCGCGCGGATCCGGCGCACCTGCTGGATCGCAGGCGCAGCACCTGA